From one Leifsonia soli genomic stretch:
- a CDS encoding MaoC family dehydratase has product MATPDFDTLAVGDVVAERTVELTRDSLVRYAGASGDFNPIHYRDDIATSVGLPGVIAHGMLTMGLAVQPVVDWAGDPALVADYQVRFTRPVVVDPTDGATVTVSAKVGQLDAEARVARIDLTTTFGGETVLGKAQVRVRLA; this is encoded by the coding sequence ATGGCCACTCCCGACTTCGACACCCTCGCCGTCGGCGACGTGGTCGCCGAGCGCACGGTCGAACTGACCCGCGACTCCCTCGTCCGCTACGCGGGCGCCTCCGGCGACTTCAACCCCATCCACTACCGGGACGACATCGCGACCTCGGTCGGGCTCCCCGGCGTCATCGCGCACGGCATGCTGACGATGGGACTCGCCGTGCAGCCCGTCGTCGACTGGGCGGGCGACCCGGCGCTGGTCGCGGACTACCAGGTGCGGTTCACCCGCCCGGTGGTCGTCGACCCGACGGACGGCGCCACCGTGACCGTGTCCGCCAAGGTAGGCCAGCTGGATGCCGAAGCGCGCGTGGCGCGCATCGACCTGACGACGACGTTCGGCGGCGAGACGGTGCTCGGCAAGGCGCAGGTCCGCGTCCGGCTGGCATGA
- a CDS encoding UDP-N-acetylmuramate dehydrogenase: MTDATPALADLTTIRVGGVPHRLVVADDRDALVDAVREARDTGEDRLLLGGGSNTVASDDGFDGTVIHIRTRGVERLPAPDGRIRLRVQAGEPWDELVALTVRNGWSGIEALSGIPGSTGAAPVQNIGAYGQELESALVGVEFLDDMSDEIVYLTRQELGLGYRTSALKRGRGGVVLSVDLELSDGAVPGEVGAPLSAPVAYAQLADALGVPLGARVPVAELRRAVLALRSSKGMVLDPADRDSVSSGSFFTNPIVSEGFARTLPANAPRWPQVPPEADTVMDIPLGGVHPFDVPPLAAAEYTVKLSAAWLIENAGIHRGFALPGSGAAISSKHTLAIVNRGGATAADVAQLASFIQSRVQSEFGVVLQPEPVMVGLDL; this comes from the coding sequence ATGACCGACGCGACGCCGGCACTCGCCGACCTGACCACCATCCGCGTCGGCGGGGTGCCCCACCGGCTCGTCGTCGCCGATGACCGTGACGCCCTCGTGGATGCGGTGCGCGAAGCGCGCGATACCGGCGAGGATCGACTGCTGCTCGGCGGCGGCTCGAACACGGTGGCGAGCGATGACGGTTTCGACGGAACCGTCATCCACATCCGCACCCGCGGCGTCGAGCGGCTGCCCGCACCGGACGGGCGGATCCGGCTCCGGGTGCAGGCGGGAGAGCCGTGGGACGAGCTCGTCGCGCTGACCGTGCGCAACGGGTGGTCGGGGATCGAAGCGCTCAGCGGCATCCCCGGGTCCACCGGCGCCGCTCCCGTGCAGAACATCGGGGCGTACGGCCAGGAGCTCGAGTCCGCGCTCGTCGGCGTCGAGTTCCTCGACGACATGTCGGACGAGATCGTGTACCTGACCCGCCAGGAGCTGGGGCTCGGGTACCGCACGTCGGCTCTCAAGCGCGGGCGGGGCGGCGTGGTGCTCTCGGTGGACCTGGAACTGTCCGACGGTGCGGTCCCCGGCGAGGTCGGCGCGCCGTTGAGCGCGCCGGTGGCGTATGCGCAGCTGGCGGACGCCCTCGGCGTCCCGCTCGGTGCCCGGGTGCCGGTGGCGGAGCTGCGTCGCGCCGTGCTCGCCCTGCGGTCGTCGAAGGGGATGGTGCTCGACCCGGCCGACCGCGACTCGGTCAGCTCCGGATCGTTCTTCACCAACCCGATCGTGTCGGAGGGCTTCGCGCGCACGCTTCCGGCGAACGCCCCCCGGTGGCCGCAGGTTCCGCCGGAGGCCGACACGGTGATGGACATCCCGCTCGGAGGTGTGCACCCTTTCGATGTCCCTCCGCTCGCCGCCGCCGAGTACACCGTGAAGCTCAGCGCGGCGTGGCTGATCGAGAACGCGGGCATCCACCGCGGGTTCGCACTGCCGGGGTCCGGTGCGGCGATCTCGTCCAAGCACACGCTCGCCATCGTCAACCGCGGCGGAGCGACCGCGGCAGATGTCGCCCAGCTGGCGTCGTTCATCCAGTCGCGGGTGCAGTCCGAGTTCGGCGTTGTTCTGCAGCCGGAGCCGGTGATGGTCGGGCTCGACCTCTGA
- a CDS encoding RecQ family ATP-dependent DNA helicase → MTTATDALTSLRALVGRPEAEFHDGQFEAIGALVDDHRRALVVQRTGWGKSAVYFVATMLLRARGAGPTILVSPLLALMRDQVAAAERAGVRAVTINSSNRHEWEDVAARLREDSVDVLLVSPERLNNPDFRDTQLPALVDRSGLLVVDEAHCISDWGHDFRPDYRRLRDLIGRLPDGVPVLATTATANERVVADVVEQLGVGREAEVVTIRGPLARRSLRLGVLPLPDATARLAWLAGHLGDLPGSGIVYTLTVSAAEDTARVLRRAGHEAHAYTGQTDTAEREDLEGRLKRNEVKVLVATSALGMGFDKPDLGFVVHLGAPSSPVAYYQQVGRAGRATENADVLLLPGPEDRAIWQYFATASMPSREKAAAVLEALGSEPLSTRVLESRVDLRASTLELLLKVLDVDGAVRRVSGGWVSTGAPWEYDEERYARIAAAREAEQQSMLDYESTSACRMEFLQRALDDPDAGPCGRCDNCAGVWYPTEVDGSAAGEVGTILDRVGVEVEPRKLWPTGADRLGVPVKGKLAAGQQLEPGRALARLTDLGWGGRLRDLLAEDAPDQPVPPAVLDACVRVLADWDWNARPGVVAAMPSRRRPVFIESLARGLAGIGRLPYAGTLEWRGGPPSGAPGGNSAFRLASVWNRFSADGLDLPAGVPVLLVDDLVDRRWTITVAGQELVRVGAGAVLPFAAAVRS, encoded by the coding sequence ATGACCACTGCAACAGATGCCCTCACCAGCCTCCGCGCCCTCGTCGGGCGCCCGGAGGCCGAGTTCCACGACGGGCAGTTCGAGGCCATCGGCGCTCTGGTCGACGACCACCGGCGGGCCCTGGTCGTACAGCGAACGGGGTGGGGCAAGTCGGCCGTCTACTTCGTGGCCACCATGCTGCTCCGGGCGCGGGGTGCCGGGCCGACGATCCTCGTCTCGCCGCTGCTCGCGCTCATGCGCGACCAGGTGGCGGCGGCCGAGCGCGCCGGCGTGCGCGCGGTCACCATCAACTCGTCCAACCGTCACGAGTGGGAGGATGTGGCGGCCCGCCTCCGGGAGGACTCGGTCGACGTCCTCCTGGTGTCGCCGGAACGCTTGAACAATCCCGACTTCCGCGACACGCAGCTCCCCGCGCTGGTAGACCGCAGCGGGCTCCTGGTGGTGGACGAGGCCCACTGCATCTCGGATTGGGGCCATGATTTCCGGCCCGACTACCGCCGGCTCCGCGACCTGATCGGGCGGCTTCCGGACGGCGTGCCCGTGCTGGCGACCACCGCGACGGCGAACGAGCGCGTCGTGGCCGACGTGGTCGAGCAGCTGGGCGTCGGTCGGGAGGCCGAGGTCGTGACGATCCGCGGCCCCCTGGCCCGGCGATCGCTGCGCCTGGGAGTGCTCCCCCTGCCCGACGCCACCGCGCGGCTCGCCTGGCTGGCCGGCCATCTGGGCGATCTCCCCGGCAGCGGCATCGTGTACACGCTGACGGTGTCGGCGGCGGAGGACACCGCGCGCGTGCTTCGCCGCGCCGGCCACGAAGCGCACGCGTACACCGGCCAGACGGACACCGCAGAGCGCGAGGACTTGGAGGGCCGGCTCAAGCGCAACGAGGTCAAGGTGCTCGTGGCCACGAGCGCCCTCGGCATGGGATTCGACAAGCCCGACCTGGGGTTCGTCGTGCACCTGGGGGCTCCTTCGTCGCCGGTCGCCTACTACCAGCAGGTGGGCCGAGCGGGCCGCGCGACCGAGAACGCCGACGTTCTGCTGCTGCCGGGTCCGGAGGACCGGGCCATCTGGCAGTACTTCGCGACCGCATCCATGCCGTCGCGCGAGAAGGCCGCGGCGGTCCTCGAGGCCCTGGGGTCGGAGCCGCTGTCGACACGGGTGCTGGAGAGCCGTGTCGACCTCCGCGCGTCCACTCTCGAACTGCTGCTGAAGGTGCTCGACGTCGACGGCGCCGTGCGCCGGGTGAGCGGCGGCTGGGTCTCGACGGGCGCTCCGTGGGAGTACGACGAAGAGCGGTACGCCCGCATCGCCGCCGCCCGCGAGGCGGAGCAGCAGTCGATGCTCGACTACGAGTCGACGTCCGCGTGCCGGATGGAGTTCCTGCAGCGCGCTCTCGACGACCCGGACGCCGGGCCGTGCGGCCGCTGCGACAACTGCGCGGGCGTCTGGTACCCGACGGAGGTCGACGGCAGCGCGGCGGGCGAGGTCGGCACGATCCTCGATCGGGTCGGCGTCGAGGTCGAGCCGCGCAAGCTGTGGCCGACCGGTGCGGACCGTCTCGGAGTCCCGGTGAAGGGCAAGCTCGCGGCCGGTCAGCAGCTCGAGCCGGGCAGAGCGCTCGCCCGGTTGACCGACCTGGGCTGGGGAGGGCGGCTGCGCGACCTGCTCGCAGAGGACGCACCCGACCAGCCCGTGCCTCCGGCGGTTCTCGACGCCTGTGTGCGGGTGCTCGCCGATTGGGACTGGAATGCGCGCCCGGGCGTGGTCGCCGCGATGCCGTCGCGGCGGCGGCCCGTCTTCATCGAATCCCTCGCCCGAGGGCTCGCGGGCATCGGCCGTCTCCCGTACGCCGGAACGCTGGAGTGGCGCGGCGGCCCGCCGTCCGGAGCACCCGGCGGCAACAGCGCCTTCCGGCTGGCATCCGTCTGGAACCGGTTCTCCGCCGACGGGCTCGACCTGCCCGCCGGCGTCCCGGTTCTCCTCGTCGACGATCTCGTGGACCGTCGCTGGACCATCACGGTCGCCGGTCAGGAGCTCGTCCGGGTCGGCGCCGGCGCCGTGCTGCCGTTCGCGGCCGCCGTGCGCAGCTGA
- a CDS encoding PspC domain-containing protein — translation MSQNDSTPPVGTPANPYGGPQTGFSGRGTRFFDWMRGLGIVRADGWLGGVSAGVAYRLGIDPLIVRGIIVVAGILGAPVLLLYAAAWALLPDRDGRIHLQQLFDGDFQPPMVAIGVMALLSLLPWTSGVWWADGPFWNVPVWGDAIGRVIWTLVVIGAVVALIVVAVRNSDARAAARTAGGAATTGAATADAASASMADAAPAASTSTEQPSDGDAAGTPSTTVPAASAAPAPAPQLDIAAEPTAPPAPRLGASPDEVADWQQRQAQWRAEHAAWKQRLAADMRAVKAQRSAELRTQVATATAEAAARREAYRAANPRVGAAVGWLTVGLALVAGSLVAIVWPQLADVGRFTTAAGLAAATLVVGVVVLIAGLARRRSGFLIFLGILLAALTAAALFLAGDTVAGIHLTSVGLPALLQR, via the coding sequence ATGTCACAGAACGACTCGACTCCCCCGGTGGGAACGCCCGCGAACCCCTACGGCGGTCCGCAGACCGGATTCTCCGGCCGCGGAACCCGGTTCTTCGATTGGATGCGCGGCCTCGGCATCGTCCGCGCAGACGGGTGGCTCGGCGGCGTGAGCGCCGGGGTGGCGTACCGCCTGGGCATCGATCCGCTGATCGTGCGCGGCATCATCGTCGTGGCCGGCATCCTCGGCGCACCCGTGCTGCTGCTGTACGCGGCGGCGTGGGCGCTCCTGCCGGACCGCGACGGCCGCATCCACCTGCAGCAGCTGTTCGACGGGGACTTCCAGCCGCCGATGGTCGCGATCGGCGTGATGGCGCTGCTGTCGCTTCTGCCGTGGACGAGCGGCGTCTGGTGGGCGGACGGGCCGTTCTGGAACGTACCGGTCTGGGGCGATGCGATCGGCCGCGTGATCTGGACGCTGGTGGTGATCGGCGCGGTGGTCGCGCTGATCGTGGTGGCCGTGCGGAACTCGGATGCCCGGGCCGCCGCGCGGACGGCGGGTGGCGCGGCGACGACGGGGGCGGCGACGGCCGATGCGGCGAGCGCCTCCATGGCCGATGCGGCTCCGGCCGCGTCGACGTCGACAGAGCAGCCGAGCGATGGGGATGCGGCCGGGACCCCGTCGACGACCGTGCCGGCGGCGAGCGCAGCACCTGCTCCTGCTCCGCAGCTCGACATCGCCGCGGAGCCGACGGCGCCTCCCGCTCCGCGCCTCGGCGCCTCGCCCGACGAGGTCGCGGACTGGCAGCAGCGGCAGGCGCAGTGGCGCGCGGAGCACGCGGCCTGGAAGCAGCGCCTCGCCGCGGACATGCGCGCGGTCAAGGCGCAGCGGTCGGCCGAGCTCCGGACGCAGGTCGCCACCGCGACGGCCGAGGCCGCCGCGCGCCGCGAGGCCTACCGGGCCGCGAATCCGCGGGTGGGCGCGGCAGTGGGCTGGCTGACCGTCGGGCTGGCGCTCGTCGCCGGGTCGCTGGTGGCCATCGTGTGGCCGCAGCTCGCCGACGTCGGCCGCTTCACCACGGCCGCCGGGCTCGCCGCCGCCACGCTCGTCGTCGGCGTCGTCGTGCTCATCGCCGGGCTGGCCCGACGCCGCAGCGGGTTCCTCATCTTCCTCGGGATCCTGCTCGCAGCATTGACCGCCGCCGCGCTGTTCCTCGCGGGCGACACCGTCGCCGGCATCCACCTGACGAGCGTCGGGCTGCCCGCGCTCCTCCAGCGCTGA
- a CDS encoding ATP-binding protein, whose protein sequence is MSSTAPAGPRAGLPRPPLARPRSCAVSGVSVALADHLGWPVAAVRWAFVGATLLGGAGILLYLWLWALTPLRAASGLDPADGVGRRVNLPWLLAGAGAAAGITAVVLAAGGALGPGFGTLVACAALLVLAVAWEQLADEEPVAFAPLSPGAFRIVCGAFLVLIALAIALTQNVAGSGMLWLGILIATFAGAAVLVAPWGLRLWRELITERTARIKEEQRAEMAAHLHDSVLQTLALIQNRAGATSEVGRIARAQERELRDWLFTEGAAASAAEGRDLAAELREVAAALEVEHPVTFDVVSVGEPVRNAPSELGAAAREAMLNAARHAGGDVSVYVEHASGRVDVFIRDRGPGFDLGALPEGRLGVRESIIGRMRRAGGQATVTARESGTEIQLTIEIASETT, encoded by the coding sequence ATGTCGTCCACAGCGCCCGCCGGTCCGCGTGCCGGTCTGCCGCGGCCTCCGTTGGCCCGGCCGCGCTCGTGCGCCGTGAGCGGAGTGAGCGTCGCGCTGGCCGATCATCTCGGCTGGCCGGTCGCGGCCGTGCGCTGGGCGTTCGTCGGCGCGACGCTGCTCGGCGGCGCCGGGATCCTGCTGTATCTCTGGCTCTGGGCGCTCACCCCGCTGCGCGCCGCGTCGGGGCTCGACCCGGCCGATGGTGTTGGTCGGCGGGTGAACCTCCCCTGGCTGCTGGCCGGAGCCGGCGCAGCCGCCGGGATCACCGCCGTCGTCCTGGCCGCGGGGGGAGCGCTCGGCCCGGGCTTCGGGACGCTGGTCGCCTGCGCCGCCCTCCTGGTGCTCGCCGTTGCGTGGGAGCAGCTGGCCGACGAGGAGCCGGTCGCCTTCGCACCGCTCTCTCCCGGGGCCTTCCGGATCGTCTGCGGCGCGTTCCTCGTCCTCATCGCCCTGGCCATCGCGCTCACGCAGAACGTCGCGGGGTCCGGGATGCTGTGGCTCGGCATCCTGATCGCCACCTTCGCCGGCGCGGCCGTGCTGGTCGCTCCGTGGGGACTGCGGCTGTGGCGTGAGCTCATCACCGAGCGGACGGCGCGCATCAAGGAGGAGCAGCGGGCCGAGATGGCCGCGCACCTGCACGACTCCGTGCTGCAGACGCTCGCGCTGATCCAGAACCGCGCGGGAGCCACCAGCGAGGTCGGGCGGATCGCCCGCGCACAGGAGCGCGAACTGCGCGACTGGCTGTTCACCGAGGGCGCGGCGGCATCCGCGGCCGAGGGGAGGGACCTCGCGGCGGAACTGCGGGAGGTCGCCGCGGCTCTGGAGGTCGAGCATCCGGTCACGTTCGACGTCGTCTCGGTCGGCGAGCCGGTGAGGAACGCGCCGTCCGAGCTGGGTGCCGCCGCACGCGAGGCGATGCTGAACGCGGCGCGGCACGCCGGGGGCGACGTGTCCGTCTACGTCGAGCACGCGTCCGGCCGGGTGGATGTGTTCATCCGCGACCGGGGACCGGGCTTCGACCTCGGGGCGCTTCCCGAGGGGCGCCTCGGTGTCCGAGAATCGATCATCGGCCGCATGCGCCGCGCCGGCGGTCAGGCGACCGTGACGGCGCGCGAGAGCGGCACCGAGATCCAGCTGACCATCGAGATCGCGAGCGAGACGACATGA
- a CDS encoding LuxR C-terminal-related transcriptional regulator, translating to MTESTAAGRPVTVVIVDDHSIFRSGLRADLDDRLHVVGEAADVDAAVAVVVQTQPDVVLLDVHLPGGGGGGGAEVVRRTAAEAPSTRFLALSVSDAAEDVVGVIRAGARGYLTKGSSGGQVSDAVVAVAGGDAVFSPRLAGFVLDAFGAAAGEQAESTDELDRLSAREREVMRLIARGYAYKEVAAELFISIKTVETHVSAVLRKLQLSSRHELTAWALERKLL from the coding sequence ATGACCGAGAGCACCGCAGCAGGCCGGCCGGTCACCGTGGTGATCGTGGACGACCACTCCATCTTCCGCTCGGGCCTCCGCGCCGACCTCGACGACCGCCTGCACGTCGTCGGCGAGGCGGCCGATGTGGATGCGGCGGTCGCGGTGGTCGTCCAGACCCAGCCGGACGTCGTGCTGCTCGACGTGCACCTGCCCGGCGGCGGGGGCGGCGGGGGAGCCGAGGTCGTGCGCCGGACGGCCGCGGAGGCGCCGTCCACGCGCTTCCTGGCGCTCAGCGTTTCCGATGCGGCGGAGGACGTGGTCGGCGTCATCCGGGCCGGGGCCCGCGGGTACCTGACGAAGGGCAGCTCGGGCGGTCAGGTCAGCGACGCGGTCGTCGCGGTGGCGGGCGGCGACGCGGTCTTCTCGCCGCGCCTCGCCGGCTTCGTGCTGGACGCCTTCGGGGCGGCCGCCGGCGAGCAGGCGGAGTCGACAGACGAGCTCGACCGGCTGTCCGCGCGGGAGCGGGAGGTCATGCGGTTGATCGCACGCGGCTACGCCTACAAGGAGGTGGCCGCCGAGCTGTTCATCTCCATCAAGACGGTCGAGACGCACGTCTCCGCGGTGCTGCGGAAGCTGCAGCTGTCGTCCCGGCACGAGCTCACCGCGTGGGCGCTGGAGCGCAAACTCCTGTAG
- the secE gene encoding preprotein translocase subunit SecE produces MARKVIDEPSEEIVANAKKDRAARRNPFARIALFIRQVIGELKKVVTPTRKELFSYTGVVLVFVVIMMALVSLLDWVFGMGVVWVFGNPK; encoded by the coding sequence GTGGCCCGAAAGGTAATCGACGAGCCGAGCGAGGAGATCGTCGCCAACGCGAAGAAGGATCGCGCCGCACGGCGCAACCCCTTCGCGCGGATCGCCCTGTTCATCCGGCAGGTCATCGGCGAGCTGAAGAAGGTCGTCACGCCGACCCGCAAGGAGCTCTTCAGCTACACCGGCGTCGTGCTCGTGTTCGTGGTGATCATGATGGCTCTCGTGTCACTCCTTGACTGGGTGTTCGGCATGGGTGTCGTCTGGGTCTTCGGAAACCCGAAATAG
- the nusG gene encoding transcription termination/antitermination protein NusG: protein MSETNRDDVDWAPAAEQSSEDDEAQTGNVLASEDEASDSAEHEALHVVADDGTEIDLDAVLDAMAEAVDPEADRAVDEALEVDSVDEAEAAVEAVEDEEEETSTDPYEEFRAELRAKLGKWYVIHSYAGFERRVKSNIENRMVSMNMEDYIYEVQVPMEDVVEIKNGQRKMVNRVRIPGYVLVRMDLNEDSWSVVRHTPGVTGFVGNAHNPTPLRFEEAFSMLKSLVQVEAAPAKGAAKGQKAAARVIPAEVDFEIGETITIKEGSFAGLPGSISEIKPESGKLTVLVSLFERETPVELSFDQVTKL from the coding sequence GTGTCTGAGACGAATCGCGACGACGTGGACTGGGCGCCCGCTGCGGAGCAGTCCTCCGAGGACGACGAGGCGCAGACCGGCAACGTTCTCGCCAGCGAGGACGAAGCGTCCGACTCCGCCGAGCACGAGGCGCTGCACGTCGTCGCGGACGACGGCACCGAGATCGACCTCGACGCCGTGCTCGACGCCATGGCGGAGGCGGTGGACCCCGAGGCCGACCGCGCCGTCGACGAGGCGCTCGAGGTCGACAGCGTGGACGAGGCCGAGGCCGCCGTCGAAGCGGTCGAGGACGAGGAGGAGGAGACCTCCACCGACCCGTATGAGGAGTTCCGCGCCGAACTGCGCGCCAAGCTCGGCAAGTGGTACGTCATCCACTCGTACGCCGGGTTCGAGCGTCGCGTGAAGTCCAACATCGAGAACCGCATGGTCTCGATGAACATGGAGGACTACATCTACGAGGTGCAGGTCCCCATGGAGGACGTGGTCGAGATCAAGAACGGCCAGCGCAAGATGGTCAACCGCGTCCGCATCCCCGGCTACGTGCTGGTGCGCATGGACCTCAACGAGGACAGCTGGTCGGTCGTCCGGCACACGCCGGGCGTCACCGGGTTCGTCGGCAACGCCCACAACCCGACCCCGCTGCGCTTCGAAGAGGCCTTCTCGATGCTGAAGAGCCTCGTGCAGGTCGAGGCCGCGCCGGCCAAGGGCGCCGCGAAGGGCCAGAAGGCCGCCGCACGCGTCATCCCCGCCGAGGTCGACTTCGAGATCGGCGAGACCATCACCATCAAGGAAGGCTCGTTCGCAGGCCTCCCGGGCTCCATCAGCGAGATCAAGCCGGAGAGCGGCAAGCTCACCGTGCTCGTCTCCCTGTTCGAGCGCGAGACCCCGGTCGAGCTCAGCTTCGACCAGGTCACGAAGCTCTAG
- the rplK gene encoding 50S ribosomal protein L11 gives MAPKKKVTGLIKLQINAGAANPAPPIGPALGQHGVNIMEFCKAYNAATESQRGNVIPVEITVYEDRSFTFVLKTPPAAELIKKAAGVAKGSGVPHTNKVGKLTQEQVRQIAEQKMVDLNANDIDAASKIIAGTARSMGITVEA, from the coding sequence ATGGCACCGAAGAAGAAGGTCACCGGTCTGATCAAGCTTCAGATCAACGCCGGCGCCGCCAACCCCGCCCCGCCTATCGGCCCGGCGCTCGGTCAGCACGGCGTGAACATCATGGAGTTCTGCAAGGCGTACAACGCGGCGACCGAGTCGCAGCGCGGCAACGTCATCCCGGTCGAGATCACCGTCTACGAGGACCGTTCGTTCACGTTCGTCCTGAAGACCCCGCCGGCGGCAGAGCTCATCAAGAAGGCGGCAGGCGTCGCCAAGGGCTCCGGCGTCCCGCACACCAACAAGGTCGGCAAGCTGACCCAGGAGCAGGTGCGCCAGATCGCCGAGCAGAAGATGGTCGACCTCAACGCCAACGACATCGACGCGGCGTCGAAGATCATCGCAGGCACCGCCCGCTCGATGGGCATCACGGTCGAGGCGTAA
- the rplA gene encoding 50S ribosomal protein L1, whose translation MAQKSKAYRAAAEKIEAGKFYTPAEAVALAKETGSAKFNSTVEVALKLGVDPRKADQMVRGTVILPHGTGKTARVIVFATGPAAEAAIAAGADEVGGAELIEKVAGGYTDFDAAVSTPELMGQVGRLGKVLGPRGLMPNPKTGTVTPDVAKAVSDIKGGKIEFRVDKHANVHFVVGKAGFTAEQLNDNITTALEEVVRLKPSAAKGRYIQKGAVSTTFGPGIPLDVNAI comes from the coding sequence ATGGCACAGAAGTCCAAGGCCTACCGGGCCGCGGCCGAGAAGATCGAGGCCGGAAAGTTCTACACCCCCGCTGAGGCCGTCGCCCTGGCGAAGGAGACCGGCTCCGCCAAGTTCAACTCGACCGTCGAGGTCGCGCTGAAGCTCGGCGTGGACCCGCGCAAGGCGGACCAGATGGTCCGCGGTACCGTCATTCTTCCTCACGGTACGGGCAAGACCGCCCGCGTCATCGTGTTCGCGACCGGCCCGGCCGCCGAGGCGGCCATCGCCGCGGGTGCGGACGAGGTCGGCGGCGCCGAGCTGATCGAGAAGGTCGCCGGCGGGTACACCGACTTCGACGCGGCCGTCTCCACCCCGGAGCTCATGGGTCAGGTCGGTCGCCTCGGCAAGGTGCTCGGCCCGCGCGGCCTCATGCCGAACCCGAAGACCGGAACGGTCACGCCGGATGTGGCGAAGGCCGTCTCCGACATCAAGGGCGGAAAGATCGAGTTCCGCGTCGACAAGCACGCCAACGTGCACTTCGTCGTGGGCAAGGCGGGCTTCACCGCCGAGCAGCTGAACGACAACATCACCACCGCTCTCGAGGAGGTCGTGCGTCTCAAGCCGTCCGCCGCGAAGGGCCGTTACATCCAGAAGGGCGCCGTGTCGACCACGTTCGGCCCGGGCATCCCGCTGGACGTCAACGCCATCTGA
- a CDS encoding type IV toxin-antitoxin system AbiEi family antitoxin — MEREVAEEFRSRLDEYGITLDSASLETLEAESARAGYLVHRVAQGPITLFSIPRVTPGTVARVAGYRHPLVLAHRIGTAAMESLRQAGISFIDRAGNAHIEMDGLLIDVRGRRQQSPSPVGGGVKGANLFSVKRSQVVMALLAWPWLAKAPIRALAEAAGVSVGQAYETTAVLADYGYLDLESRRILRGRLLLDSWAAAYPTALGAPSRFAGFHGDLRRPLEPVDLVYVSGESAATDRLRGIQSLTAYATGDRTRLALANRWVATGDRNVHVGRVFWRNPEGEPPSLRVLPAPAPLIYADLLASGDPRQREVALEIREAADGLRQL; from the coding sequence ATGGAACGCGAAGTCGCCGAAGAGTTCCGGTCGCGCCTCGATGAATACGGAATTACTCTCGACTCGGCCTCTCTAGAAACGTTGGAGGCCGAATCCGCGAGAGCTGGGTATCTCGTTCATCGCGTTGCTCAGGGTCCCATCACGCTGTTCTCTATCCCACGTGTGACTCCTGGGACGGTCGCACGCGTGGCCGGCTACCGCCATCCCCTGGTGCTCGCTCATCGAATCGGGACGGCAGCTATGGAGTCGCTCCGCCAGGCCGGAATCAGCTTCATCGACCGCGCGGGAAATGCCCACATCGAGATGGACGGTCTTCTCATTGACGTGCGGGGCCGACGTCAGCAGTCCCCATCCCCTGTGGGTGGCGGGGTCAAGGGCGCGAACCTCTTCAGCGTCAAGCGTTCGCAGGTAGTGATGGCGTTGCTGGCATGGCCGTGGCTTGCGAAGGCTCCGATACGCGCGCTTGCGGAGGCGGCCGGTGTGAGCGTTGGCCAGGCTTACGAGACGACGGCAGTGCTGGCGGACTACGGCTACTTAGACCTTGAGAGCCGTCGGATCCTTCGGGGTCGGCTGCTGCTTGATTCCTGGGCTGCTGCGTATCCGACAGCATTGGGTGCGCCGAGTCGATTTGCTGGGTTTCACGGTGACCTGCGACGGCCGCTCGAACCCGTGGATCTGGTCTACGTGAGCGGAGAGAGCGCTGCGACCGACCGGCTGCGAGGAATCCAGTCGCTGACCGCCTATGCCACGGGCGACCGCACCCGGCTTGCGCTAGCCAACCGATGGGTGGCAACGGGAGATCGGAACGTGCACGTAGGCCGAGTATTTTGGCGCAATCCCGAGGGCGAGCCTCCTTCGCTCCGGGTGCTGCCCGCTCCCGCGCCTCTGATCTACGCTGACTTGCTCGCGTCCGGTGACCCTCGACAGCGTGAAGTCGCACTGGAGATCCGAGAGGCGGCCGATGGACTTCGGCAGTTGTGA